In one window of Oscillospiraceae bacterium DNA:
- a CDS encoding BTAD domain-containing putative transcriptional regulator, whose product MDVKPGKITAAAAVSEENSDLVYISMLGRFEIRAGNGVVSDAANRSMKMWNFLAYIITNRGKRISHEEFFDLLWGNDDSESDNLISALKTLLYRVRAFLAPIDPSGELIIAQRGSYCLNPEVKCVVDVEQFERLCKRAAAKGVSEEEAIDYYAKALRLYRGDFLQKLVSELWVITLQTHYHTMYLNAVYSISDLLQARGLYGEMEDYCTKALQHDSMDEKLYCLLITALLRQGKEQAAMEKYKTITDLLYRNLGVKPSEELHRLYEEIMKIQKDYETDLSMIFEDLRESEKTKGAFYCEYGFFREAYRLEARRAARLGLSIYVALMTVSAQTGKMPPIKSLVSVMDHLEESILTSLRKGDVVAKYSPQQFVIMLPALTFEDGEMVMRRIIGAFYKNNRKNWMTISYKLQQIELAE is encoded by the coding sequence ATGGATGTAAAACCCGGGAAGATCACCGCAGCCGCAGCTGTGTCTGAAGAAAATTCCGACCTGGTCTATATTTCGATGCTCGGCCGTTTTGAGATTCGCGCGGGAAACGGCGTCGTCTCCGATGCGGCCAACCGATCGATGAAAATGTGGAATTTTCTTGCCTATATCATCACCAATCGCGGCAAGCGTATTTCGCACGAAGAGTTTTTTGATCTCTTATGGGGAAATGACGACAGCGAAAGCGACAATCTCATCAGCGCCCTCAAAACCCTGCTTTATCGGGTAAGAGCGTTTTTGGCACCGATTGACCCTTCCGGCGAACTGATTATCGCTCAGCGCGGCAGCTATTGCCTCAATCCCGAGGTCAAATGCGTTGTCGATGTCGAGCAATTCGAGCGGCTGTGCAAACGAGCCGCAGCCAAGGGTGTTTCCGAAGAAGAGGCCATCGATTACTATGCTAAAGCACTGCGTTTATACCGCGGAGATTTTTTGCAGAAACTGGTGAGCGAACTCTGGGTAATTACGCTCCAGACCCATTATCATACGATGTATCTCAACGCTGTATACAGCATATCCGATTTGCTGCAGGCGAGGGGTCTGTATGGGGAAATGGAGGATTACTGCACGAAGGCTCTTCAACACGACTCAATGGACGAAAAACTCTATTGCCTGCTGATTACCGCTCTGCTTCGTCAGGGCAAAGAACAGGCGGCAATGGAAAAATACAAAACAATAACCGATCTTCTCTACCGCAATTTGGGAGTAAAACCCTCCGAGGAACTGCACCGGCTGTATGAAGAGATCATGAAAATCCAAAAAGATTATGAAACGGATCTTTCCATGATTTTTGAAGACCTGCGCGAATCGGAAAAAACAAAAGGCGCGTTCTACTGCGAATACGGCTTTTTCCGCGAGGCCTACCGGCTTGAGGCAAGGCGCGCGGCAAGGCTGGGTCTTTCAATTTATGTAGCTTTGATGACTGTCTCGGCACAGACCGGTAAAATGCCTCCGATAAAATCTCTGGTTTCGGTTATGGATCATTTGGAAGAGAGCATTTTGACGTCGCTGCGAAAAGGCGACGTCGTGGCCAAATACAGTCCGCAGCAATTTGTTATCATGCTCCCGGCGCTGACCTTCGAGGACGGCGAGATGGTAATGCGGCGAATCATCGGCGCGTTTTATAAAAACAACCGTAAAAACTGGATGACGATCAGTTATAAACTTCAGCAAATCGAGTTGGCCGAATAG
- a CDS encoding uroporphyrinogen decarboxylase family protein, with amino-acid sequence MTPRERLQCIFNGKKPDDRLPVIEWAGWWDKTVQNWESQGLPKDLGRVGIYDYFNMDRNYQFWLQHSTPDLPKPISHGAPVIHNIQQYREARKNGWILPDAVEPIKERLKEAAKLQQQGEITWFTMDGFFWWPRVLLGIEPHLYSFYDEPEMYHEICEDLVNWQLRMLEKLTAIIEPDFMTFAEDMSYNNGPMLSEDIFDEFMKPYYQRIIPELKKHRIKAVVDSDGDISKMVPWLIGAGMEGILPLERQAGVDIVELSKKFPDFIWVGGFDKMCMFNGRQDPNFDAEKSMRAEFERLLPALRHGRYVASVDHQTPPSVKMSDYVTYVRLAKEYAEKAVK; translated from the coding sequence ATGACACCGAGAGAACGTCTGCAGTGCATTTTTAACGGCAAAAAACCCGATGACCGGCTGCCTGTGATCGAATGGGCCGGATGGTGGGACAAAACCGTCCAAAACTGGGAGAGCCAGGGCTTACCGAAAGACCTCGGCAGGGTCGGGATTTATGATTATTTCAATATGGACCGAAATTATCAGTTTTGGCTGCAGCACAGCACACCCGATCTGCCCAAACCGATTTCTCACGGCGCACCCGTCATTCATAATATTCAGCAGTACCGCGAGGCCCGCAAAAACGGCTGGATTCTCCCCGACGCCGTCGAACCGATCAAGGAACGTCTCAAGGAAGCCGCAAAATTGCAGCAGCAGGGCGAGATCACCTGGTTCACCATGGACGGCTTCTTTTGGTGGCCGCGCGTGCTGCTCGGCATTGAGCCGCACCTGTATTCGTTTTACGACGAGCCGGAGATGTATCACGAGATCTGTGAGGACTTAGTGAATTGGCAGTTACGGATGCTGGAAAAACTCACCGCGATTATCGAGCCCGACTTTATGACATTTGCCGAGGACATGTCGTATAACAACGGGCCGATGCTGTCCGAAGACATCTTCGACGAATTTATGAAGCCCTATTATCAGCGCATCATCCCCGAGCTCAAAAAGCACCGCATCAAAGCCGTCGTCGACTCGGACGGCGATATCTCCAAGATGGTACCCTGGCTGATCGGCGCGGGCATGGAGGGCATTCTGCCGCTGGAACGGCAGGCCGGCGTCGATATCGTCGAGCTTTCGAAAAAGTTTCCCGACTTTATCTGGGTCGGCGGATTTGACAAGATGTGCATGTTCAACGGAAGGCAAGACCCGAATTTCGATGCCGAAAAGAGCATGCGGGCGGAGTTCGAACGGCTGCTCCCGGCGTTACGGCACGGGCGTTATGTCGCTTCGGTCGACCATCAGACCCCGCCGAGCGTCAAGATGTCCGATTATGTGACTTATGTCAGATTGGCGAAAGAATATGCCGAGAAAGCCGTAAAATGA
- a CDS encoding uroporphyrinogen decarboxylase family protein, which translates to MGVINIKKTEMTSRQRVLTAFAREIPDRVPIDYETNAGINRKVAAALGVDPGDRYAVKMGLGCDFFGIWPRYIGKPLFEPSNKPGISVDPTSGIHTRWVEHGSGGYQDYCDFPLAGADEETIANWPMPDPDDYNYEGCRDFLRANTDKAIYFGHAGVGDIINSTGMLMGMEEVLVNLITDDEATLTYIKRKTDQQLAVMERMFEKFHDDITFFWMGEDLGTQKGPIIGRDLYLRHIRPVHEKFTRLAQHYGKMSMIHSCGSSSWAFNDFIEIGINIVDTLQPEAANMAPAYLKKTYGDRLAFHGCISTAGPLAYGTVEDVIKNCKETLDIMMPGGGYAFAPTHAIQDNSPLENVLAAYNTAHEYGVYHK; encoded by the coding sequence ATGGGCGTTATCAACATTAAAAAAACCGAAATGACTTCCCGTCAGCGGGTGCTGACGGCGTTTGCGCGAGAAATTCCGGATCGGGTTCCGATCGATTATGAGACCAATGCCGGCATCAACCGCAAGGTTGCGGCGGCGCTCGGTGTTGATCCCGGTGACCGGTATGCCGTAAAAATGGGTCTCGGCTGCGACTTTTTCGGCATTTGGCCGAGATATATCGGCAAACCGCTGTTCGAACCGTCGAATAAACCCGGTATCTCGGTTGATCCCACCTCCGGCATCCATACCCGTTGGGTTGAGCATGGCTCGGGCGGATATCAGGACTACTGTGATTTCCCGCTGGCGGGTGCCGACGAAGAGACCATTGCTAACTGGCCGATGCCCGATCCCGATGATTATAACTATGAGGGGTGCCGCGATTTTTTGCGCGCCAACACCGATAAGGCCATCTATTTCGGCCATGCCGGAGTCGGGGACATCATCAACTCGACCGGTATGCTGATGGGCATGGAGGAAGTGCTTGTCAACCTGATCACCGACGATGAAGCCACGCTTACTTATATCAAACGCAAAACCGATCAACAGCTTGCGGTTATGGAGCGGATGTTTGAGAAGTTTCACGATGATATCACATTTTTCTGGATGGGCGAAGATTTGGGCACCCAGAAGGGCCCGATCATCGGCCGCGATTTGTATTTGCGCCATATCCGTCCGGTCCATGAGAAGTTCACCCGGCTGGCACAGCATTACGGAAAGATGTCAATGATCCACTCCTGCGGCTCGTCGAGCTGGGCGTTTAATGATTTTATCGAGATCGGCATCAACATTGTCGATACGCTGCAGCCCGAAGCAGCCAATATGGCCCCGGCGTATCTGAAAAAGACCTACGGCGACCGGCTGGCTTTCCATGGCTGCATCTCGACCGCGGGGCCGCTCGCCTACGGTACCGTCGAGGATGTCATCAAGAACTGTAAAGAGACGCTGGACATCATGATGCCGGGCGGCGGTTACGCGTTTGCCCCGACCCATGCGATTCAGGACAACAGCCCGCTGGAAAACGTGCTTGCCGCCTACAACACGGCGCACGAGTACGGCGTTTACCATAAGTAA
- a CDS encoding DnaJ domain-containing protein, with the protein MDPYEVLGVAPNATEEQIKAAYRELARKYHPDNYNGNPMADLAKEKMQQINDAYDRVMSARRGNSGAGEGTGSTQFAEVRGFISRGDYAGADSALERFPSSARNAEWYYLKGVVFERRGWMEQAAANYERAANMDPQNNEYASATSRVKWQRSGNYGSPNQQPNGPYRQTGTGGCGNNCGPCDMCTGLCCADTCCECMGGDLCTCC; encoded by the coding sequence ATGGATCCTTATGAAGTGCTCGGAGTGGCCCCGAATGCCACCGAAGAGCAGATCAAGGCCGCCTACCGCGAACTGGCGCGCAAATATCACCCCGACAATTACAACGGAAATCCGATGGCCGATTTAGCCAAAGAGAAGATGCAGCAGATCAATGACGCCTATGACCGCGTCATGTCTGCCCGCAGAGGCAATTCGGGCGCGGGCGAGGGCACAGGCAGCACGCAGTTCGCCGAAGTCCGCGGCTTTATTTCGCGCGGAGATTATGCGGGTGCCGACAGCGCGTTGGAGCGCTTTCCGAGCTCGGCCCGAAACGCGGAATGGTATTATTTAAAAGGCGTCGTATTCGAACGGCGCGGCTGGATGGAGCAGGCGGCGGCGAATTACGAGCGCGCGGCCAACATGGATCCTCAAAACAACGAATACGCCTCGGCGACAAGCCGCGTCAAGTGGCAGCGCTCGGGGAATTACGGTTCACCCAACCAACAGCCAAACGGGCCTTATCGCCAGACCGGAACCGGCGGCTGCGGAAATAATTGCGGCCCCTGCGACATGTGCACGGGTCTGTGCTGCGCCGACACCTGCTGCGAATGTATGGGCGGCGACTTGTGCACGTGCTGTTAA
- a CDS encoding DUF5685 family protein: MFGYIKPFTPRLLVCEYDNYKAVYCGVCRDLQQYAPMLRLSLSYDFVFAALFRMCATGENEVTKPFRCAVNPAKKRPLCQNEATKFSAAAAVVMSYYKLCDDIADGKRLRILFKPFFKRPLKRAERDYPGLRAIIAEGFENQLRVEKDPDSGIDLAADPTAAALGKLLESCEQNPAGKRSVYEFGYMLGRWVYLIDAADDLKKDQKSGGFNPFKACPERRIEVLNLCVTEVSARYDKLPSQYHHPVIDNIIELGTLKVQNDIMSPDTGKIKKQNDRHNFHKTN, encoded by the coding sequence ATGTTTGGTTATATCAAGCCGTTTACCCCGCGGCTGCTCGTTTGCGAATATGATAATTACAAGGCGGTTTACTGCGGGGTGTGCCGCGACCTTCAGCAATACGCGCCGATGCTTCGGCTTTCGCTTTCCTATGATTTTGTTTTTGCGGCATTGTTTCGGATGTGCGCGACCGGGGAGAACGAAGTGACAAAACCGTTTCGGTGCGCGGTGAATCCGGCCAAAAAACGGCCTTTGTGTCAAAACGAGGCCACCAAATTCAGTGCGGCGGCGGCGGTGGTGATGAGCTATTATAAGCTCTGCGACGACATTGCCGACGGAAAACGGCTGCGAATACTGTTCAAACCGTTTTTCAAAAGACCGCTTAAGCGGGCGGAGCGGGATTATCCCGGACTGCGCGCGATCATCGCCGAGGGTTTTGAAAATCAGCTGCGCGTTGAAAAAGACCCCGATTCCGGAATCGACTTGGCCGCAGACCCGACCGCGGCCGCGCTCGGAAAACTATTAGAAAGCTGCGAACAAAATCCGGCAGGAAAACGCTCAGTATATGAGTTCGGGTACATGCTGGGGCGCTGGGTATATCTGATCGACGCGGCGGACGATTTGAAAAAAGATCAAAAGAGCGGCGGATTCAATCCGTTCAAGGCCTGTCCGGAACGCAGAATCGAGGTTTTGAACCTGTGCGTAACCGAGGTCTCAGCGCGGTATGATAAACTTCCCTCACAATATCATCACCCTGTTATCGATAATATAATAGAGTTGGGGACGCTTAAAGTTCAAAATGACATCATGAGCCCCGACACCGGAAAAATAAAAAAGCAAAACGACAGACACAATTTTCACAAAACAAACTGA